The Candidatus Binataceae bacterium genome has a window encoding:
- a CDS encoding sulfatase-like hydrolase/transferase translates to MGRKILFITTDQQRYDALGCNGGRIARTPAVDALAATGINYRRAYNQNTVCTPARSTMLTGQYARTHGVVANGIALPAEAPSVAAWLRERARYRTALIGKAHFEPALDLNNHAWPENRMALDGSHGPHRGFEYMELAMHGPMGNWHYSVWMRENFPAEAGGFVSMLAGPPGGDTGAVQVAYNPMPRGHYHTDWIAERTIAYLDRLADDEDWFVWMSFPDPHHPWDPPASEARRINWRELDLPPGHPGSREKIEKILAQKPRHWLDWYEGRFRNNEGTPVMTFVPCQMSHDQVREINALVHVKNELIDEACARVLGRIAERGWDRDTDVFFTTDHGELQGDFGLLFKGPYHVDALMRVPLVWRPAPSAKVAPAQVSEPVGHLDLAPTFCAVAGLPAAPWMQGRALPTAPGSGRERVITEWDSQFAQIGMHLRTIYRDGYVLTVYEPTTRDWGFDLAMLYTALGIAQPLPDIRYAGSEGELYNLEEDPLQWRNLWNDPGYARLKSDLRADLYDNLPPPRKERLPVDSPV, encoded by the coding sequence ATGGGGCGCAAAATCCTCTTCATCACCACCGACCAGCAGCGCTACGATGCGCTCGGATGCAATGGCGGCCGAATCGCGCGGACGCCCGCGGTCGACGCGCTCGCCGCCACCGGCATCAACTACCGCCGCGCCTACAATCAGAACACGGTCTGCACACCGGCGCGCTCGACGATGCTGACCGGCCAGTACGCGCGCACCCACGGCGTGGTCGCCAACGGCATCGCGCTGCCCGCTGAAGCGCCGAGCGTCGCCGCATGGCTCCGCGAGCGCGCGCGCTACCGCACCGCTCTCATCGGCAAGGCGCATTTCGAGCCCGCGCTCGACCTCAACAACCACGCATGGCCCGAAAACCGGATGGCGCTCGATGGCTCCCACGGCCCCCATCGCGGCTTCGAATACATGGAGCTGGCGATGCATGGGCCGATGGGCAACTGGCACTACTCGGTCTGGATGCGGGAGAACTTTCCGGCCGAAGCCGGCGGTTTCGTCTCGATGCTCGCTGGGCCGCCGGGCGGCGACACCGGCGCGGTCCAGGTCGCCTACAACCCGATGCCGCGCGGCCACTACCATACCGACTGGATCGCCGAGCGCACGATCGCCTACCTCGACCGGCTCGCCGACGACGAGGACTGGTTCGTCTGGATGAGCTTTCCTGATCCGCACCATCCATGGGATCCGCCCGCCTCCGAAGCGCGCCGGATCAACTGGCGCGAGCTCGACCTGCCGCCGGGCCATCCCGGCTCGCGCGAGAAGATCGAGAAAATCCTCGCGCAGAAGCCGCGCCATTGGCTGGACTGGTACGAGGGACGCTTTCGCAACAACGAGGGCACGCCGGTGATGACCTTCGTGCCGTGCCAGATGAGCCACGACCAGGTGCGCGAGATCAACGCCCTCGTTCACGTCAAGAACGAGCTTATCGACGAGGCCTGCGCGCGTGTGCTCGGGCGGATCGCCGAGCGCGGATGGGACCGCGACACCGACGTCTTCTTCACTACCGACCACGGCGAGTTGCAGGGCGACTTTGGCCTGCTGTTCAAGGGGCCCTACCATGTCGATGCGCTGATGCGCGTGCCGCTCGTATGGCGGCCGGCGCCGTCGGCCAAAGTCGCGCCTGCGCAGGTGAGCGAGCCGGTCGGCCATCTCGACCTCGCGCCGACCTTCTGCGCGGTCGCCGGCCTGCCGGCGGCGCCATGGATGCAGGGGCGGGCGCTGCCGACAGCGCCGGGCTCGGGGCGCGAGCGGGTGATTACCGAATGGGATAGCCAGTTCGCGCAGATTGGGATGCATCTGCGGACCATTTACCGGGATGGCTACGTATTGACCGTGTATGAACCGACTACGCGCGATTGGGGATTTGACCTCGCGATGCTCTACACCGCGCTGGGCATCGCCCAGCCGCTGCCCGATATCCGCTACGCCGGCAGCGAGGGCGAGCTTTACAATCTCGAGGAGGATCCGCTGCAATGGCGCAACCTGTGGAATGATCCGGGCTACGCGCGGCTGAAGTCGGACCTCAGGGCCGACCTCTACGACAACCTGCCGCCGCCTCGCAAAGAGCGGCTGCCCGTCGATTCGCCGGTGTGA
- the recN gene encoding DNA repair protein RecN gives MLVELRIRNFAIIEGATLYFGPGFNVLSGETGAGKTIIMTALGLLLGARASPDMVRAAQSEAVVEGLFELEGEGPPPEGMPEELAASGQRELVIRRVVAADGGRSRAYINGELATVQTLARMGEGLVQVYGQHEQQTLLRPESHLQLLDRHAGLDPALAEYRAAYRDAMAARERAEELREREHTRAEALELARFRVAELERAALRPGEDEALAAERTVLANAARLVAAAGEAEQMLLEGDGAALDAVGRALTRVSEAAAIDPKLGEAAELISAARLSLQEAAHALRAYAARVEADPARLEELDARAAELNRLKRKYGGTLQSALETLEHSRAEIAELEGVADSRAEAEAALRGALDRLARMAAELSARRQSAAVELKRRMEAELKTLGMRAPVFEAGFAPLERSEAGFEHNRMALGPAGADSVEYMLSPNLGQPPMALARIASGGELSRVMLALKRLEAQRRGIATLIFDEVDAGVGGAVAQVVGRKLKELARYHQVLCVTHLPQVAAFADTHFLVEKEERRGATRSKVSALNHDGRIEEIGRMLAGEEVSDKFRRAARELIDRARA, from the coding sequence ATGCTGGTCGAACTGCGCATCCGCAACTTCGCGATCATCGAGGGCGCCACGCTCTACTTCGGCCCCGGCTTCAACGTGCTGTCGGGCGAAACCGGCGCCGGCAAGACCATCATCATGACCGCGCTTGGCCTGCTGCTCGGCGCGCGCGCCTCGCCCGACATGGTCCGCGCTGCGCAGAGCGAGGCGGTGGTCGAGGGGCTGTTCGAACTCGAAGGCGAGGGGCCGCCGCCCGAGGGGATGCCCGAGGAGTTGGCGGCGTCGGGCCAGCGCGAGCTGGTCATCCGGCGCGTCGTCGCCGCCGACGGCGGCCGCTCGCGCGCATACATCAACGGCGAATTGGCGACCGTGCAAACGCTGGCGCGGATGGGCGAGGGCCTGGTCCAGGTTTACGGCCAGCACGAACAGCAGACGCTGCTGCGCCCGGAGAGCCATCTCCAGCTCCTCGACCGCCACGCCGGCCTCGACCCCGCGCTCGCGGAGTACCGCGCCGCCTACCGCGACGCGATGGCAGCGCGCGAGCGCGCCGAGGAGCTGCGCGAGCGCGAGCACACCCGCGCCGAGGCGCTCGAACTCGCGCGCTTCCGCGTCGCCGAGCTCGAGCGCGCCGCGCTGCGTCCGGGCGAGGACGAGGCGCTCGCCGCCGAGCGCACCGTGCTCGCCAATGCCGCGCGGCTAGTCGCCGCCGCCGGCGAGGCCGAGCAGATGCTGCTCGAGGGCGACGGCGCCGCGCTCGATGCGGTCGGCCGCGCGCTCACACGCGTCAGCGAAGCGGCCGCGATCGACCCCAAGCTTGGCGAAGCGGCGGAGCTGATCTCGGCGGCGCGGCTGAGCCTTCAGGAAGCGGCGCACGCGCTGCGCGCCTACGCCGCGCGCGTCGAGGCCGACCCCGCGCGCCTGGAGGAGCTCGACGCGCGCGCCGCCGAACTCAACCGCCTCAAGCGCAAGTACGGCGGCACGCTCCAAAGCGCGCTCGAAACCCTCGAACACTCGCGCGCGGAGATCGCTGAGCTCGAAGGCGTCGCCGACTCGCGCGCCGAGGCCGAGGCCGCGCTGCGCGGCGCGCTCGACCGGCTGGCGCGGATGGCCGCTGAGCTGAGCGCGCGCCGCCAGAGCGCGGCGGTCGAGCTCAAGCGCCGGATGGAGGCCGAGCTGAAGACGCTCGGGATGCGTGCGCCGGTCTTCGAGGCGGGTTTTGCGCCGCTGGAACGAAGCGAGGCTGGCTTCGAGCATAACCGGATGGCGCTCGGGCCGGCGGGTGCGGACAGCGTCGAGTACATGCTCTCGCCCAACCTTGGGCAGCCGCCGATGGCGCTGGCGCGGATCGCCTCGGGCGGCGAGCTGTCGCGCGTGATGCTCGCGCTCAAGCGCCTGGAGGCGCAGCGCCGCGGCATCGCCACGCTCATCTTCGACGAAGTGGACGCGGGCGTCGGCGGCGCAGTCGCCCAAGTCGTCGGGCGCAAGCTCAAGGAGCTCGCCCGCTATCATCAGGTGCTCTGCGTCACCCATCTGCCGCAGGTCGCGGCATTTGCCGATACTCACTTCCTGGTCGAAAAGGAGGAGCGGCGCGGGGCGACGCGCAGCAAGGTCAGCGCGCTCAACCACGACGGACGGATCGAGGAGATCGGGCGGATGCTCGCCGGCGAAGAGGTCAGTGACAAGTTCCGCCGCGCCGCCCGCGAACTGATCGACCGCGCCCGAGCCTAG
- a CDS encoding NAD(+)/NADH kinase translates to MARHAIKTVAMVVRRERPRAVALARELAAWLHGRHLATLAEPEVAAQLGAEPAEHEALARRADLIVVLGGDGTLLSIARLVGERETPILGINMGGLGFLTEITTEEAQATLARVLADDYETDRRITLEARVEAHGEGGRAVHRESFRALNDVVINKRAIGRMLELQVVAGGQRFTTYRADGLIIATPTGSTAYALSAGGPIVFPSLEVVLLVPICPHTLSNRPVVLPDSFEIEVRVRSADDDGAILTVDGQQTARLTSADALRVRRGRNPVVLVRSSHAYFEIWRNKLRWG, encoded by the coding sequence ATGGCGCGGCACGCGATCAAGACCGTCGCGATGGTGGTGCGGCGCGAACGGCCGCGCGCGGTCGCGCTCGCCCGCGAGCTGGCGGCGTGGCTTCACGGACGCCATCTTGCCACCCTCGCCGAGCCGGAGGTCGCGGCCCAACTCGGCGCCGAGCCCGCCGAACACGAGGCGCTCGCCCGGCGCGCCGATCTTATCGTGGTGCTGGGCGGCGATGGCACGCTCCTGAGCATCGCGCGCCTGGTCGGCGAGCGCGAAACGCCGATCCTCGGGATCAACATGGGTGGGCTGGGTTTTTTGACCGAGATCACCACCGAGGAAGCGCAGGCGACGCTCGCCCGCGTGCTCGCCGACGACTACGAAACCGACCGCCGGATCACGCTGGAGGCGAGGGTGGAGGCGCACGGCGAGGGCGGCCGCGCCGTGCATCGCGAGAGCTTCCGCGCGCTCAACGATGTTGTAATCAACAAGCGCGCGATCGGGCGGATGCTCGAGCTGCAGGTTGTCGCCGGCGGCCAACGCTTCACCACTTACCGCGCCGACGGGCTGATCATTGCCACTCCCACCGGTTCGACCGCCTACGCGCTCAGCGCGGGCGGCCCGATCGTGTTTCCCTCGCTCGAAGTCGTGCTGCTGGTGCCGATCTGCCCGCATACGTTGAGCAACCGTCCCGTCGTGCTGCCGGATTCCTTCGAGATCGAGGTGCGCGTCAGAAGCGCCGACGACGACGGCGCGATCCTGACCGTAGACGGCCAGCAGACCGCGCGCCTGACCAGCGCCGACGCGCTGCGCGTGCGCCGCGGCCGAAATCCGGTGGTGCTAGTGCGCTCGTCCCACGCCTACTTCGAGATCTGGCGCAACAAGCTGCGCTGGGGTTAG
- a CDS encoding deoxyribonuclease IV has protein sequence MTSRDTDKRPLIGAHMSIAGGVSEALRRGKQVGCDCIQIFTKSSRQWAAKPYAKEEVAAFKAAQVETGIKIVVAHDSYLLNLGAPDEKLRRKSVAGFIDELERCEMLGVPFLIAHPGSHVGSGEEAGIQTIAHSLDEAHKSCAGFKVKVALEITAGQGSNLGYSFAQMGRIFDAVKEHERLRLCFDTEHAFAAGYDLRDNEGYERTFAELDEHIGLRRLVAFHLNDSLKPFHSRVDRHEHIGKGHLGVAPFRRLLHDQRFFGLPMCLETEPGPEMKDIAADLATLRKLLEAKN, from the coding sequence ATGACTTCGAGGGATACCGACAAGCGCCCGCTTATCGGCGCGCACATGTCAATTGCGGGCGGCGTCAGCGAGGCGCTCAGGCGCGGCAAGCAGGTCGGATGCGACTGCATCCAGATCTTCACGAAATCGTCGCGTCAGTGGGCCGCCAAGCCTTATGCGAAAGAGGAAGTCGCGGCGTTCAAGGCGGCGCAGGTCGAGACCGGGATCAAGATCGTCGTCGCCCACGACTCCTACCTGCTCAACCTGGGCGCGCCCGACGAGAAACTGCGCAGGAAATCGGTCGCCGGCTTTATCGACGAACTGGAGCGATGCGAGATGCTGGGCGTGCCGTTTCTGATCGCGCATCCGGGCTCCCACGTCGGTTCGGGCGAGGAGGCGGGCATCCAGACCATCGCGCACTCGCTCGACGAGGCGCACAAGTCGTGCGCCGGCTTCAAGGTCAAAGTCGCGTTGGAGATCACAGCCGGGCAGGGAAGCAACCTCGGCTACTCGTTCGCCCAGATGGGCCGGATTTTCGACGCGGTCAAAGAGCATGAGCGGCTGCGCCTGTGCTTCGACACCGAGCACGCCTTCGCCGCCGGCTACGACCTGCGCGACAACGAGGGCTACGAGCGCACCTTCGCCGAACTCGACGAGCATATCGGGCTGCGCCGCCTGGTCGCTTTCCATCTCAACGACTCGCTCAAGCCGTTCCACTCGCGCGTTGATCGCCATGAGCATATCGGCAAGGGGCATCTCGGCGTTGCGCCGTTTCGCCGCCTGCTCCACGACCAGCGCTTTTTCGGATTGCCGATGTGCCTTGAGACCGAGCCCGGGCCCGAGATGAAGGACATCGCCGCCGACCTCGCCACGCTGCGCAAGCTGCTTGAAGCCAAAAACTGA
- the trpS gene encoding tryptophan--tRNA ligase yields MEKRILTGDRPTGPLHLGHYVGSLQNRVRLQYDYDTYILIADVQALTDNFEHPEKLEANVFEVALDYLAVGLDPERTKFVVQSMVPELTELTIYFMNLVTVATLERNPTVKDEIKQRNFKRGVPVGFWAYPISQAADITIFKAELVPVGEDQLPMIEQAREIVRRFNSLYAKVLIEPRAMLGQIARLPGTDGNAKMSKSLNNCIYLGDPPETVRKRVMSMFTDPTRIHPTDPGHVEGNPVFTYHDVFNPDKAEVEELKERYRKGTVGDVEVKQRLFKALGAFLAPIRERRAQYAARPAQVREIIIEGTRRGRTVAQATMEEVRAAMKLNYKFER; encoded by the coding sequence ATGGAAAAACGCATCCTGACCGGCGACCGGCCGACCGGCCCGCTGCACCTGGGCCACTACGTAGGCTCGCTGCAAAATCGTGTCCGCCTCCAATACGACTACGACACCTACATCCTGATTGCCGACGTTCAGGCGCTCACCGACAACTTCGAGCATCCTGAAAAGCTCGAAGCCAACGTCTTCGAGGTCGCACTCGACTATCTCGCCGTCGGCCTCGACCCCGAGCGCACGAAGTTCGTCGTGCAGTCGATGGTGCCCGAGCTGACCGAGCTCACCATCTACTTCATGAACCTGGTCACAGTAGCGACGCTCGAGCGCAACCCCACGGTCAAGGACGAGATAAAACAGCGCAACTTCAAACGCGGAGTGCCGGTCGGCTTCTGGGCGTATCCGATCTCGCAGGCCGCCGACATCACGATCTTCAAGGCCGAGCTGGTTCCGGTGGGCGAGGACCAGCTGCCGATGATCGAGCAGGCGCGCGAGATCGTGCGGCGCTTCAACTCGCTGTATGCCAAGGTGCTGATCGAGCCGCGCGCGATGCTCGGGCAGATAGCGCGGCTGCCGGGGACCGACGGCAACGCCAAGATGTCGAAGTCGCTCAACAACTGCATCTATCTTGGCGACCCGCCGGAGACGGTGCGCAAGCGGGTGATGTCGATGTTCACCGATCCCACCCGCATCCATCCCACCGACCCCGGCCACGTCGAGGGCAATCCGGTTTTCACCTACCACGACGTCTTCAACCCGGATAAGGCCGAGGTCGAGGAGCTCAAGGAGCGCTATCGCAAGGGCACGGTAGGCGACGTCGAGGTCAAGCAGCGGCTGTTCAAGGCGCTCGGCGCGTTCCTTGCGCCGATCCGCGAGCGGCGTGCGCAGTACGCCGCCAGGCCCGCGCAGGTGCGCGAGATCATCATCGAGGGCACACGGCGGGGCAGGACGGTGGCGCAAGCGACGATGGAAGAAGTCCGCGCCGCGATGAAGCTCAACTACAAGTTCGAGCGCTAG
- a CDS encoding amidohydrolase family protein, whose translation MADLHTGYVVDCDSHVMEPPDLWERYLEPRFRDRAIRIVTDPADGLEVLMIDKRPVLKGVLAGLGGANLPRQSVFIPGQTRYLDGCPPASYEPAERIRLLDQWGVDAGVLFPTVGILWDVADAELALAYARAYNKWVNDFAAHDRSRIIPIAHLALHDPDEALRELRRCLKLGFKGVFLAPETVGGKRFSDYSFDPIWRECEQAGIPVCLHVIVRLGRAQAMLGNFYQPSEFRAVFGFALGGFAQIVPAMMTMVLDGLFDRFERLKVLCVEAGCGWAPYVMDRMDQKYEHLGWTFPLKLKPSEYLRRNVWMVAEPEERTIANVMDLMGEDHVLWGSDYPHIDSTLEAPRLIRESAARLAPTRARKLMGENARRLFPS comes from the coding sequence ATGGCCGACCTACATACGGGTTACGTCGTCGATTGCGACTCGCACGTGATGGAGCCGCCCGACCTGTGGGAGCGCTACCTCGAGCCGCGCTTTCGCGACCGCGCGATCCGGATCGTCACCGACCCCGCAGACGGGCTGGAGGTTCTGATGATCGACAAGCGGCCGGTGCTCAAGGGAGTGCTGGCCGGACTCGGCGGCGCCAATCTGCCGCGCCAGTCGGTTTTCATCCCGGGTCAGACTCGCTATCTAGACGGATGTCCGCCGGCAAGCTATGAGCCGGCCGAGCGTATTCGTCTGCTCGACCAGTGGGGCGTGGACGCCGGCGTGCTGTTCCCCACGGTCGGCATCCTCTGGGACGTCGCGGATGCCGAACTTGCCCTCGCCTACGCGCGTGCCTACAACAAATGGGTCAACGATTTCGCCGCCCACGATCGCAGCCGCATCATTCCGATCGCGCATCTTGCGCTCCATGACCCCGACGAGGCGCTGCGCGAGCTGCGCCGCTGCCTCAAGCTCGGCTTCAAGGGCGTCTTCCTCGCGCCCGAAACCGTCGGCGGCAAGCGCTTTTCCGATTACTCATTCGATCCGATCTGGCGCGAATGCGAGCAGGCCGGGATTCCGGTTTGCCTGCACGTGATCGTGCGCCTGGGGCGCGCGCAGGCGATGCTCGGCAATTTCTACCAGCCCAGCGAGTTCCGCGCGGTGTTCGGCTTCGCGCTTGGCGGCTTCGCCCAGATCGTACCGGCGATGATGACGATGGTGCTTGACGGGCTGTTCGACCGCTTCGAGCGGCTCAAGGTGCTGTGCGTCGAGGCGGGATGTGGATGGGCGCCGTACGTGATGGACCGGATGGACCAAAAGTACGAGCACCTCGGCTGGACGTTCCCGCTCAAGCTCAAGCCCAGCGAATACTTGCGGCGCAACGTATGGATGGTCGCGGAGCCCGAGGAGCGCACTATCGCGAACGTGATGGACCTGATGGGCGAGGACCATGTGTTGTGGGGTTCCGACTACCCTCACATCGACTCGACCCTCGAAGCGCCGAGGCTCATTCGCGAAAGCGCCGCTCGGCTCGCGCCCACCCGCGCACGCAAACTGATGGGCGAGAACGCCCGCCGGCTGTTTCCGTCGTAG
- a CDS encoding glycine zipper domain-containing protein — translation MKKQLKGVLATAVLALMVAGTFGCSGQPLSTREKATGIGAVLGAGTGAIVGAAVGSPGAGAAIGGAMGGVGGYAVGNQMQNQEVQQQQTQQQIQQQQQQLEQQRQELEKLKQQQQTE, via the coding sequence ATGAAAAAGCAATTGAAGGGTGTGCTGGCGACGGCCGTTTTGGCGCTGATGGTGGCCGGGACCTTCGGATGCTCGGGGCAGCCGCTGTCGACGCGTGAGAAAGCCACTGGCATCGGCGCGGTCCTCGGCGCCGGCACTGGCGCGATCGTCGGCGCCGCGGTCGGTTCGCCCGGAGCGGGCGCCGCGATAGGCGGCGCGATGGGCGGCGTCGGCGGCTACGCGGTCGGCAACCAGATGCAGAACCAGGAAGTTCAGCAGCAGCAGACCCAGCAGCAAATCCAGCAGCAGCAACAGCAACTGGAGCAGCAGCGCCAGGAGCTGGAGAAGTTGAAGCAGCAGCAACAGACCGAATAG
- a CDS encoding SDR family NAD(P)-dependent oxidoreductase, which translates to MAGKLEGKVAVVTAGGSGIGAATARRFAREGARVVVADLSGTRAAAVADEIAKSGGQAKSLKMDASDPEGVQAAIRLATESWGRLDVTFNNAGLGMVELLETMSLENWNRIVAVTLTSAFLGIKYSIPIMRKQGGGSIVNTASISGIAGDYGMSAYNAAKAAVINLARAAALENAKHRIRVNCVCPGAINTRVAQLLGGSDVEGFRRRLGQNPIGRIGEPEEIANAVLFLASDEASFVTGTTLVVDGGLTAHTGLPPFV; encoded by the coding sequence ATGGCAGGCAAACTGGAAGGCAAGGTCGCAGTGGTCACCGCCGGCGGCTCGGGAATCGGCGCGGCGACCGCGCGACGCTTCGCGCGCGAAGGCGCGCGCGTGGTGGTCGCCGATCTGAGCGGGACGCGCGCCGCCGCAGTCGCCGACGAGATCGCGAAGAGCGGCGGCCAGGCGAAGTCACTCAAGATGGATGCCTCCGACCCCGAGGGCGTGCAGGCGGCGATCCGGCTTGCGACCGAGAGCTGGGGACGGCTCGACGTGACGTTCAACAACGCCGGGCTCGGGATGGTCGAGCTGCTCGAAACGATGTCGCTGGAGAACTGGAACCGGATCGTGGCGGTCACGCTGACCAGCGCCTTCCTCGGCATCAAGTACAGCATCCCGATCATGCGCAAGCAGGGCGGCGGATCGATCGTCAACACCGCTTCGATTTCGGGGATTGCGGGCGACTACGGGATGTCGGCCTACAACGCAGCCAAGGCCGCGGTTATCAACCTTGCCCGAGCCGCCGCGCTGGAAAACGCGAAGCACAGGATTCGCGTCAACTGCGTATGCCCGGGCGCGATCAACACGCGCGTGGCGCAGTTGCTCGGCGGCAGTGACGTCGAAGGATTCCGGCGCAGACTCGGTCAGAATCCGATCGGGCGAATCGGCGAGCCCGAGGAAATCGCCAACGCGGTGCTCTTCCTGGCCTCCGACGAGGCTTCGTTCGTCACCGGCACCACGCTGGTCGTGGACGGCGGCCTGACCGCCCACACCGGGTTACCTCCCTTCGTCTGA
- a CDS encoding VOC family protein → MLKRVDRVQIVVHDRDQAVRTAAAVFGAEVASSDRVEPLGAQRTAVRAGASMIEFLEVDGAGPVADFVARWGGGLYAAGFAVADLNAAAALLARNRVGFARAADQIFLDAGATCGMPVVLSPFEERVSVGAIKWTYEVTNVVADWSAAAARYARIFGLDSSKYVPIEHDEFGYRGTLTMFDAPARLDRIEISQPTKDAAMGRFHRRRGDALYMFYVEADSVEAIAERLRARGGRFTPRREGVHDGLWIHPTAFCGVLVGVSRTSVAWRWSGDPARGR, encoded by the coding sequence ATGCTGAAACGGGTTGATCGGGTACAGATCGTTGTCCACGACCGCGACCAAGCGGTGCGCACGGCGGCTGCCGTTTTCGGCGCGGAGGTCGCCTCCAGCGACCGGGTTGAACCGCTTGGCGCACAGCGCACGGCCGTGCGGGCAGGCGCGAGCATGATCGAATTTCTCGAGGTCGACGGCGCCGGGCCGGTTGCGGATTTCGTCGCGCGATGGGGCGGCGGGCTGTACGCGGCCGGTTTCGCGGTGGCCGACCTCAACGCCGCCGCCGCGCTGCTCGCCCGCAACCGGGTCGGCTTCGCGCGCGCGGCGGACCAGATCTTCCTCGACGCGGGGGCAACTTGCGGGATGCCGGTTGTTCTGAGCCCCTTCGAGGAGCGTGTGTCGGTAGGTGCGATCAAATGGACCTACGAGGTGACCAACGTGGTCGCCGACTGGAGCGCGGCGGCCGCGCGCTACGCGCGAATCTTCGGGCTCGATTCGTCGAAGTACGTTCCGATCGAGCACGACGAGTTCGGATATAGGGGAACGCTCACGATGTTTGACGCGCCGGCGCGCCTGGACCGGATCGAGATCTCGCAGCCGACGAAGGACGCCGCGATGGGCCGGTTCCATCGCCGCCGCGGTGACGCGCTGTATATGTTCTATGTCGAGGCCGACAGCGTCGAAGCCATAGCCGAGCGCCTGCGCGCGCGCGGCGGCCGCTTCACTCCGCGCCGCGAAGGCGTGCACGACGGCCTGTGGATCCATCCGACCGCCTTTTGCGGTGTGCTGGTCGGGGTGAGCCGCACTAGCGTGGCATGGCGATGGTCGGGCGACCCGGCGCGCGGCCGCTGA
- a CDS encoding LOG family protein, translating into MDKSHDAKPHHRQTKAYEDMRFLESKDARALRILAEYLEPLSRFKRYGVQDTIVFMGSARLLSREAAEAALAAAERTGSDLVAARVALELSAYYEAARELSYRLTLWSKKLDHNERRFVICTGGGPGIMEAANRGASEAKGLNIGLTISIPASEFDNPYVSRELHIHFHYFFMRKFWFVYLAKAVVLFPGGFGTLDEFFEMLTLVQTRKMKKRMPIVLFGAKYWNEVVNFDALVKYGTISPGDVGLFHRTDSVDEAYDLITRGLAEDALGNPGAEL; encoded by the coding sequence TTGGACAAGTCGCACGACGCCAAACCACACCATCGCCAGACCAAGGCTTACGAAGACATGCGGTTCCTCGAAAGCAAGGACGCGCGCGCCTTGCGCATCCTGGCCGAATACCTGGAACCGCTGTCGCGCTTCAAACGCTACGGCGTGCAGGACACGATTGTCTTCATGGGATCGGCGCGCTTGCTGTCGCGAGAGGCCGCCGAGGCTGCGCTGGCCGCGGCCGAACGGACGGGAAGCGATCTCGTGGCCGCGCGCGTCGCGCTCGAACTCTCGGCGTACTACGAGGCGGCACGCGAGCTCTCCTATCGGCTTACGCTCTGGTCAAAGAAGCTCGACCATAATGAGCGCCGCTTCGTCATCTGCACCGGCGGCGGCCCCGGCATCATGGAAGCGGCAAACCGCGGGGCCTCGGAAGCCAAGGGGCTCAACATCGGGCTGACCATATCGATCCCCGCCAGCGAGTTCGACAATCCCTACGTGAGCCGGGAGTTGCACATTCATTTCCACTATTTCTTCATGCGCAAGTTCTGGTTCGTCTATCTGGCCAAGGCAGTAGTGCTGTTTCCCGGCGGCTTCGGCACGCTCGATGAATTCTTCGAGATGCTGACGCTGGTGCAGACGCGCAAAATGAAGAAACGGATGCCGATCGTGCTGTTCGGAGCGAAATACTGGAACGAGGTAGTGAACTTCGACGCGCTGGTGAAATACGGCACGATCAGTCCCGGCGACGTCGGGCTTTTTCACCGGACCGATTCGGTCGACGAGGCCTACGACCTTATCACTCGCGGGCTCGCGGAGGACGCGCTCGGGAACCCCGGCGCGGAACTTTAG